The Yamadazyma tenuis chromosome 2, complete sequence sequence TTTATGGTATAGACACATGAATAGACGTTTCAGTAACCGTTGTGCATCCGGGAGTTCGAGCCAATGATGTCGCGAACAAACAGATCAGACAGTAATCCCGGCGTGTGAGGGTCGATAGGAGTCTTTTCTTCGGCGACAACAGAAGAAAATGAATCATCCGCGTTTACACGAAATGACTAATGAACAGTAaacagatgatgaagaggtTGCTGAACGAAGGTCAAGCGGACTATGAAACCTTAAGAGGTCACTCCGGACCGGAGCCGTGACCCCAGATTTGCCAAATTCCGAGGCATCTGATTGTTTCCTATTTGTCTGCGATACCCCGGAGAAATGGAAAGACGCAAGTTAATTTTGTGGGGGAGCATGAAAAATATATAAAATACCCATCTGTCCTTCCGAAACTAAAAAACACTTTTTTTCACTATTTATTGACATGTCTTCAGCCACACAAAAACCCCAGACCAAGGGAAGAGGGATCACCGACTTGGTGGCCGGTGGAACTGCCGGATTGTTCGAAGCGTTATGCTGTCACCCATTGGATACCGTCAAGGTCAGAATGCAGTTGTACAGAAAAAGTGGACAGAAACCCCCGGGATTTTTGAAAACCGGAATCAACATCGTCCAGAAAGAGACGTTTTTGAGTCTATACAAGGGATTGGGTGCGGTTGTCATTGGAATCGTACCTAAAATGGGACTAAGATTCTCGTCCTATGAATTCTACCGGTCATTACTCTACGCTCCAGATGGATCAATCTCCACCAGTCTGACATTTTTGGCCGGTGTAGGTGCTGGGATCACCGAGGCTGTTCTCGTGGTGAACCCCAtggaggtggtgaagatcAGATTGCAGGCGCAACACCACTCAATGGCTGATCCCTTAGATATCCCTAAATACAGAAACGCCCCTCACGCCGCCTACGTGATTGTGAAGGAAGAAGGGTTCAAGACCTTGTACAGAGGAGTGTCATTGACGGCTGCCAGACAAGCCACCAACCAGGGAGTCAATTTTACGGTGTACTCGAAAATCAAGGAATATTTGCAAGGATACCACCAAACCGACGTGTTGCCCGCGTGGGAAACTAGTTGCATTGGGTTGATTTCAGGGGCTTTGGGACCTTTATCCAACGCTCCTTTGGacaccatcaaaaccagATTACAAAAGACTACGTATGCTTCCAACGAATCTGGTATGGTGAGAATCGTCAAGATTGGAAAGCAATTGGTGCATGAAGAAGGTATGGCTGCTTTGTATAAGGGAATCACTCCTAGAATCATGAGAGTGGCTCCGGGACAAGCTGTTACCTTTACTGTTTACGAGTTCATGAAGGGAGTATTGAGCGGCGACACCCCTATTCCCAGTTTGACTCTGGGCAACAAAAAATTAGACTAGGTATATTTATTAAACATAGTATTGGACTGGACGTAGTCACCAGAGTGTGGGGGGCGCGAGTCATCGAGAGATCCATTCACCCGGCGAGAGTTTCGGTCTGGCGGTGCCAGCGGTGCGACCTCGCCTGACAAACTCATTCGCGCTCATCCATTAGATGGCAAATGATAAGAAGGCAATTAATACACATCAATAAATTTGCCTATGGCCATGCTCCTACCAGGCTCTTGACCACCACTCCTATAAGGTGGCGTCCTCGTGAACGTGTGCGTAAAGCGAAAGAAATTCCGGAGGATGAGGTCACCAAATACTACAACTCAAGACTGAAGCCTTCAGGTGCCAAACAGTTTTATTACCAGGATGAACCATCATCAGATCCCAATTCTCGCTACAGTGTGTTTAGCAGGCCACCCAATGAAAATGGCCTCATTACTGTCCACGATGGGATCTATGATATCCTTAAAGAACCTACTTTGGTGATTGAGAGAAAAGTTGAGATGATGAACCTCTTTTTAGGATTCGAACAGGCCAATCGGTACAAGATAATGAACGCCATGGGCGAGCAGATTGGGTTCATGCAAGAGAAGGATTTGGGgatcttcaagatgttGGGCAGACAGTTTTTCCGGTTACATAGACCTTTTGACATTGAGGTATTTAACAACTATGGagacttgttgatggtgataaAACGGCCGTTTTCGTTTATCAACAGTCATATAAAAGCGTATTTGCCGGGTGTTAATTCCCACGGTGAAATGGAACTAGAGTCGATAGGCGAGTCGGTTCAAAGTTGGCATTTGTGGAGACGGAGGTAcaatttgttcaagctcGACGACGATGTCACCGATGAATACAACCAGTTTGGGGCCATTGATGCCCCGTTCTTGTCGTTTGATTTCCCTGTCTCTAACGCGGATGGCGACGTGATTGCGTCTGTGGACAGAAATTGGGTTGGATTGGGAAGAGAGCTTTTCACCGATACTGGTGTGTACATCATTCGGATGGATCCTGCTAGTTTTGATGGGATGGGTGGATTGTACCCTTCAGTAGCAGGTCCTTTGACGCTCGACCAGCGGGCGGTTCTACTTGGTAACGCTGTAAGCATCGACTTTGACTATTTCTCAAGACACTCGAGAGGTGGAGGAGGGCTTCTCAGCTTTAACAATTATGAATAGATAAATGTATCACCAATACTCCTTATATTAGTACTCATTAAATACTCATGGTATACGCTACCATGTATAGCATTAAAATTAGATCAGTAGAATAGCACAGTGTACACCAAGATTACATTAGCCTGCGCTTGCTCTTCTGACGTGCCTTGTCGAGAAGCACATGCCAGTCCTGGTCAGAGCTCTTAGAGCTTATGTCCTTGACGATTTTGACAAAGAGATTCGTGTAGTCATGCTTTCTGAGCTCTATCTCACGATCCCATAAATCTCTTTTATTAATCTCCGACTCCACCATGAAAGAATCTCCAATCTCCTTGTATTGCTTAAGCTTATTATTGGTGATCACCAATGTCGAAAACCGCAACTCGTCTTTGTACTTGCTGATTCTCTCCATCAATACCAGGGGTATTTTGTCGATAAATTCGTCCTGACTGGAACAGGAACAGTGCCTGATGGGGAAATCCTTGAGTCCATCGAGCTCGTAGATATATCCGTTCACGTTGACGtatccaacaaaatggaAGAGCCCGTCGTTTTTGTGGTCACTgtctggtggtggtttggATGGGTCTTCGTCGACGAGGATGGAAGGGGTCAGAAACGAATTGTGGACCGAGCGGATCAAGTCGCTGTTACTGATAGTTTCTCCGGCCATCAACGGGTCGAAACCCGTCacaaaagacttgaagtttgcTAAGTCCTCTCCCACATCAACGTGTATTTGGTTTAAAAGAATATTCAACACTGCTTGGGTAGCACAGGCATTTTGAATGGTCTGGTTGGCGAAGAATATATCGTATTGTTGGAAGTCCTGGTCGTATTCACCTGCCAAAGGCGCATTGTTGTCGAGGGCATACTGTCTGTCAATGGCACTAtacttgaaaagaaaaatcACTCCATAGATGGGACTGAGGGCCCTTAGCGAGTCCGAATCAATCGAATATAAATCTTCGAATTGTACGTCTTTGACGTTCAATTTTTCCACCAAGCGGGTGAAAACACCCTGTTATATGGTTAGTACACTTGTGGGGGGATGGAGGTTTCGTGTTTAACATACTGCATCGGAGTCTATGGTGTTCCAACCTGAGCTTGCCATTTGTGAGAGAGATGAAATAGTGCGCACCGTTTGTCATTTTtcaatcttcaacaagacGTGTTCTTTGTGCCAAACCCATCCACAATGTCATACGGTGCTTCGTACGAACAGTACAATACGCTTTTCCTCAACGAGGCAAGTGAAATCCACCCAAGCATAGTATACCGTAACTTGGGGCTCGTGACGGTGTTGTTATTGGTCCTTACTCTTTTGTCGTTGGCCACGGCCTTGATGGTCAATTTAAAGAACAAGTCTCATGTGAGTTACTTGGTGAGTGCCAGCATCGCGTCGTTGTCAATTGGGTTCGGAAGTATCTTGTTGTCCAACTACGTGGGCGTATATATCTAGGGAATATAAATCAATAAATACAATTTTTCGGTTATTGGTGCTACTTTGATGAATGTGCTGGAAATGCGAAAATCATTTGTTAGGAACTATGGTGTTGTACAAGTACATACTCTTTATTTGGCAGTGTTTGGCGGTGTTGGCAGCCAGCGACGGGTTCTACGATAAGAACCCGAACATCTACGAGTTGACACCTGCCACATTCGATAAGGTGGtcaacaaatccaactACACCACGATTGTCGAGTTCTATGCTCCGTGGTGTGGATATTGTAAACAGTTGAAATCAACGTTCCAGAAGGTGGGGAAGTTCATTCAGAACGACGCGAGGTACAGTGTGCACGTGGCGGCCGTGAACTGTGACAAGGGCTATAACAAAAAGCTCTGTGCTGATGAGAAGGTTACTGGGTTCCCCACGTTAAAAGTGTTCAGACCACCAAAGTATGACGCCACCAAGCCTACCGTCACAAAACATGTATCGGAGGTGTATACTGGCCAGAGACTGTTCAAGCCGATTGTGGACTTCCTCGCCAGCCGGATCAAAAATTATGTCAAACGGGTACACCTGTTTGAACAGGTGAGCACTTGGCTCAACAAGGgcaattccaccaaaagaGTGCTATTGGTGACCGAAGTTAGTGCCTTGAGTGCCATGTACAAGTCCTTGGCAGTGGACTACTTGGGTCTCGTGAGTTTCGGGGTCTTTACCATCAAGGAGCAACCGACTGATGCAAAGGTGTCTATTGGAGACAAAGAGGTGGAATTGCCATTGGAGAAAATGGGCAAGTCGGCTCTCTTGTTAATCGACACAGAAGAAAAATCAGTTTTGCGGTACGAAGGAAAGCTTaatgacaagttgaagatttcaaaatgGATCATGGAGAAGTCTGGAGTGCAACCATTGGAAGGTGAGTTATCCAACAAGGAGAAGGAAACGTACGAGAGGTACAGACTCGGCAAAAAGATCAGGAAGCAAAAGAAGCAACCCGAACTTGAACATGACGAGCTATAGAAGCGTATGCGCCACTTGTGCTAattatatatatatatatatgggtcagaactcGTAAAGTTATAAATATAATTCTATAGTATATACTAGGCTCTGCCGATGTTATCCATCATATCAAGCAAGTCGTCGAGATCATCCTCCTTTTTCtcctccttcttctcatcGGTGCATATCCAGTTGGTGACATGCTCCACATACAACTTCGAGTTGGGCACAAAATGGCCCCCAGGGTGTTTGAGTATTGTCGAGTACTCCTTTGCATACTCGTACAACGCCATCGACCGATCCTCGCTGACCACCGTGtcaagttctccaagaaCATGTAACACCTTGAAAGAGTCTTGGGGGTTTCTCTTGTTCTGAAAGTATTTGGCGTAGTGCTCGTTTCCCGATTTCTTGGAGGTATCCAACTTAAACCCCGAGTATAACACGACGAATTGCAAGCCCGGGCCCAACAAGTGGTGGAACTGGCTCATTAGAACACCAGCCAATGCCGCCCCCTGGGAGAAACCCACCACCCCCATTACTGGGAGTTTGTGGTCTTCTGTCAAATCTTGTTTGAgatcatcatcttcaataaccGTGTTATTTTTAATGTAGTCTTTGATGGTAGAGATGGCGTCCTCCAAGAGGACTCCGTCATTCAGCTGGGTCAACTTAGTCCACCAGCTTCGGCACCCAGTTTCCTCGGAGTCGGTGGGAGCAACGGAGCTGAACTTACTAAGGGCATCACTGGATGGTAAATCAGCAGGAGTTAACTTGCAAGGCCCGTTCAAATACACGCATTTGTATCCGAGTTTGATGAGCTTCTTCCGCAAGGCAGACGTCTTGGCATAGAATACCAGCGAGTTCTGTGTGTATCCGTGGATGAACAAGACTCTTCCTTTGTAGGCTGGAGAAGGCATGTGTAGTTGGAAAAATTTATCGCGAAGTTTGCAGCCAGGTAAGTAGATAGTAGAGTACTATAAGTTTGAAACAGGTGCGAGGCAGATGGCAAGCAGTGGAATAATGAAGAGGTCAGGGTACTCTGACAGGTGAAACCAGGGGTATTTCTAGTATATTATTCAGTCTACAAATATGCCAGCAGGAGAGTCGATTGGGTTTCCAGCTAATCTATGGATGCACACTGGAACTGTGGGTGCAATTAGTGCACGTATTGTAGTTTCTCGCCTTAGTTTCTGGGCCATTAGTTCAAGTCTTGTGGTTTCTGGCCCTAGTTTCTGGGTCTATAATTCTAAGCCTTCACAATGCcagttccaactccaagataTTCCTAAGAATGGTGATTTTGCGGCCGTCACTATTATCCTGGCTATAGTACTCACCAAAGTCGTCCAGCTGCAAGATTCGCTCATAATCAGCATCTATTTCAATGAAGTGGAACACCCGGCCCCAGCCCAACTTCAACGCGGCCTTGACATTGATCTCACTGTCATCCACAAAGTAtaccaagtccaagtcattATTGTCAACACCGGTGATGCTCAAACACTTATCGAAGTACAACTTCATGGGCTTGCAAACAATGGGCGACTCCGAGTAGTCACAGTACGTCAAGCCGTCAaacaaatcaccaattccCAAGAACGAAACCACCCGTAAGGCATGGTTCTTATAGGCATTTGTGAGGAGCCAGAAACAGTCAAACTGGTGGGTTTTCTTGATACGAATCAACATGTTTCTCAACTCCTGGTTGTAGCTCAACACCGATTTCAAGTCTAATGAGTCATCCACCTGCTCGTTGTACTTCAACGCATCGACCTTGTGATTTCTCACCAACCCTTCCAATGCCAACCCGTATGTCTGGTAGTAGTTCATGTGAAGAGCATGGGCGTCTTTGTCGTCAAGTTCCAAGTGGGTTTTGAAGTAGTCGTGGATCTTCAATTGCATCAAATCGTGGATTTTGGTGGATCTTTGATAGAGACAGTTATCGATATCGAAGTAGAATATCTTTTTGCGGGATGGAGGAACGGGCCCAAAGCCAAGTGGGAGTTGGACAGTGCATCCAAGGCGTGTATCCTGGACGAGTTCGGGGTTCGTATACGTTACAGGGCTAGTCATGGTAGAAATGCGTCTCAAGTGGCAGTATTTAATTAGCACTTGCGCGACCAACCGTGTGCGACAATTTAAATGGATTTAGTATAAGCTTGCATTGAATGGACTTAGAATAAGCTGGATTTCAATGTGCTGGCACAGGCATCGATCAGAGCTGCATGTTGAAGTGTTTATTGATGAGCAATTATGTACATTTATGAGCGGTGATGAAACGGTGCCTATTGATAAAGCCGGTCGCCTGCTAAGAACGAATGGTATTTACTGAACTTGACGTGGAAATAGTCGAGAAGCACGTAATCCTCATCAAGGAGCTCAGAAATAACCGCCCTCTGGTTAAACGGGTCGCTtgtggacttggaaaacgTGATAGTCCCTAGAAGATTATGGTATGCatttttcgcagccaaaaAATCGGCACTGACCTGCTTTAGTTCCAGCACCTGGAAGTCGTAATCTATAATAAAGTTAAGAAGCCGGAGCTTATAgtggagtttgtggaattGGTTGATGACATCAACATTTTCAAGCATATTCTCAGGATGCTCTTGTGCAGCAAGTCGAGCAACATCCCCCGAAAACTGCCTCAACGACGTAAACTCTAGAAAGTGACGCGTGGCATGAGCAATACTATTACCCACGGAGTAGTCACCCAGCCTAAGAGCcgtgttggtgatgttgagaATGATGTACCACATTTCATACGCTTGTTTCTGAATGggtatcttcttcttgtgaTTGTAGAACCGGACATTGATAAGACCGGTGAGGAGCTTGGTGATGTCCAACGGATACTGGCTATACATGTAATCCAAAAGCGAAGCACAACTGATTAGTTTTGGATAGTGGTCTgccaccaagttggcatCGCACAACGTGAGGAAAAAGAGCTTGTACAACAGGGGAACTGACAGAtcatccaacttcttctcaagAATACACAACCTGATGAAGATGGACACTCGGTAGAGGTTCACGTCGGAACTAGGGTTGACGTGATTTAATTTAAATGTGAGAGGCCCTTTCACCAGACCCCCAATTACCCCCAAGTCCAGAAAATCCCACTCAAGCCCGCCATTGAACAGCACCACGCCCTCGTTCAACATGCTGGTTAGGTACTGGTCGATTCTTTGAAGATCTGGCACTGACGTGAGTCCTGAAAATGGCGTCGGGGACGCCACAAACGCCGATAAAAAGCAAACCGGGTCTGCAAACGGTGCCGGACACGGCAGAGGCGTGTCACGGATGCAATCAAACAAGTAGAACCGCCGTGTGTATGATTGAGGGTCCGTGCTTTCGGCCACCAACCGATCTGCGAGTTTGGTGTAGTATGATTTTCTGGTAGAGGATGAGACAGTACCGTCATGTCTCAATTCGACCAAAAGCTGGTGCTTCAACTTGCGAATCTTGGCCCTCCGGGCGTCCAGAACACGGGACTTTTCGTCCAAGCCGGCCTTGATCTCTCGGTCACGTTGGGCAAGTTGTTGTCGCCTTAGGCTGGTTTGTGGAGGTACTATTAGGACCGAATCCAAGGAAACATCTTCTGTGTCGACGTCGGTGGAGGCACCACTGTTCAGGGCAAAGGACGTGGCGGGGCGGAACGACGGCCCCACCAAGCCCTGGAGCTCATCCTcactgctgctgctgctgttggTACTCATGTGGGGTCGTTTTCAATTTCCCTGCGAATTTGTCGCGGGCACAAGTCGCGGCATTTGCATCGCAGCCATCAATTCAAACGGCTAGGGAGAATCCTAAAGCTACCAGAATTTTTTAGTCTTTTTCCCACCACAAGATGACCCACGACAAGTTACCCTTAGAACCATTGTTCGACAAGATCGAGGAGTTGAAGCCTCGCTTCATTGATAGATTAACCCGGGCTGTTGCCATCAAGTCTGTTTCTGCGGACGAAACCTTGAGACCAGAGGTGGCCAAAATGGCCgattttttggtggatgagTTGACAGCATTGGGCTTTGTCGACATCCAAAAGAAGGACTTGGGTATCCAACCACCCCCAGTGAACGACCCCAAGTTGCCATTGCCAccggtggtgttggcaCGGAGTGGTGCTGATTCCTCCAAGAAGACGGTGCTTATTTATGGCCACTACGACGTACAACCAGCGTTGATCGAGGACGGGTGGAACACTGACCCGTTTGTGTTGACCCACGATACCGTCAAGGACATTTTGTACGGCCGTGGTTCCACCGACGACAAGGGCCCGGTGATGGGCTGGCTTAACGTGATCGAAGCCCACCGCCAGTTGGGATGGGAGTTGCCTGTCAACATCGTGTGCTGCTTCGAGGGAATGGAGGAGAGTGGCTCCGTGGGGTTGCCTGAGTTGATTGCCCAGGAGGCCAAGAAGTATTTTTCTACTGTCGATGCCACCTGCATTTCTGACAATTATTGGTTGGGCACCAGAAAACCAGTGTTGACGTATGGTTTGCGGGGGGTTCATTACTACGAAATCGTTGTCCTGGGTCCGGCGGCCGACTTGCACTCGGGGATCTTTGGAGGAATGGTGGGAGAGCCTATGACCGACTTGGTGAAGGTAATGGGCCTGTTGGTGGATTCGCAAGGACGCATCCAAATCCCCGGCATCGCCGAGATGGTGGCCCCCTTGACCGACGAGGAAGACAAGTTATATGATCCAATCGACTACCTGATCGACGACTTGAACGACGCCACGGGAGCCAAGATCTCGTTGCAcgacaacaagaaagatgCTTTGAAGCACAGATGGAGATACCCATCCTTGTCGTTACACGGGATCGAAGGGGGGTTCTCTGCTCCGGGAGCCAAGACCGTCATCCCTGCGCGTGTGTCGGGTAAGTTCTCGATCAGAACGGTGCCAAACATCGAGCCTCGTAAGTTGGACCAGTTGGTGGTTGACTTTTGTAACGAACAGTTTGCCAAGTTGGGTTCTGTTAATACCTTGAAGGCCCAGTTGATCCACGACGGGAACTACTGGGTGTCCAACCCATTCAATGATAATTTCACGGCAGCAGCCAAGGCTACTGTCGATGTGTGGAACATTGAGCCGGACTTCACTCGAGAAGGAGGCTCGATTCCCATCACCTTGTCGTTCGAACAAGAGCTCGGAAAGGACGTCTTGTTGTTGCCCATGGGACGGGGAGATGACGGGGCCCATTCGATCAatgagaagttggataTGTCCAATTACATTAATGGGTGCAAGACCTTGGGAGCCTATTTGCACTACTATGCCAAACAATGAGTATATTGAGTATTTATTATAAAcaagatcaccaagatTCAGCCAAGTGTAGTGTCTTCCTTTAAGACGAAGGGAAAGGTAATTATATAGAGATATCATCTCATAATACAGACACCTCATTCCTTACAGAGACTTCGTTCCCTTCTTTTGCCTCGCACGTTAGTATTCGCATTCGCGGCCAAACCaactgaaaatttttacCATAATACCACTGCCAAAACCCCGAGCACCACCTTCCCCCAGCCCTAACCCACGGAACAGTTCTACCCAATCACACGATGTcggagaacttgaagagagCGGAGTCTTT is a genomic window containing:
- the SFC1 gene encoding Mitochondrial succinate-fumarate transporter (EggNog:ENOG503NVPF; COG:C) translates to MSSATQKPQTKGRGITDLVAGGTAGLFEALCCHPLDTVKVRMQLYRKSGQKPPGFLKTGINIVQKETFLSLYKGLGAVVIGIVPKMGLRFSSYEFYRSLLYAPDGSISTSSTFLAGVGAGITEAVLVVNPMEVVKIRLQAQHHSMADPLDIPKYRNAPHAAYVIVKEEGFKTLYRGVSLTAARQATNQGVNFTVYSKIKEYLQGYHQTDVLPAWETSCIGLISGALGPLSNAPLDTIKTRLQKTTYASNESGMVRIVKIGKQLVHEEGMAALYKGITPRIMRVAPGQAVTFTVYEFMKGVLSGDTPIPSLTSGNKKLD
- a CDS encoding uncharacterized protein (EggNog:ENOG503NW3H; COG:M); protein product: MIRRQLIHINKFAYGHAPTRLLTTTPIRWRPRERVRKAKEIPEDEVTKYYNSRSKPSGAKQFYYQDEPSSDPNSRYSVFSRPPNENGLITVHDGIYDILKEPTLVIERKVEMMNLFLGFEQANRYKIMNAMGEQIGFMQEKDLGIFKMLGRQFFRLHRPFDIEVFNNYGDLLMVIKRPFSFINSHIKAYLPGVNSHGEMELESIGESVQSWHLWRRRYNLFKLDDDVTDEYNQFGAIDAPFLSFDFPVSNADGDVIASVDRNWVGLGRELFTDTGVYIIRMDPASFDGMGGLYPSVAGPLTLDQRAVLLGNAVSIDFDYFSRHSRGGGGLLSFNNYE
- a CDS encoding ubiquitinyl hydrolase (MEROPS:MER0015601; EggNog:ENOG503NVRT; COG:O), giving the protein MASSGWNTIDSDAGVFTRLVEKLNVKDVQFEDLYSIDSDSLRALSPIYGVIFLFKYSAIDRQYALDNNAPLAGEYDQDFQQYDIFFANQTIQNACATQAVLNILLNQIHVDVGEDLANFKSFVTGFDPLMAGETISNSDLIRSVHNSFSTPSILVDEDPSKPPPDSDHKNDGLFHFVGYVNVNGYIYELDGLKDFPIRHCSCSSQDEFIDKIPSVLMERISKYKDELRFSTLVITNNKLKQYKEIGDSFMVESEINKRDLWDREIELRKHDYTNLFVKIVKDISSKSSDQDWHVLLDKARQKSKRRLM
- a CDS encoding protein disulfide-isomerase (EggNog:ENOG503NYC8; COG:O); amino-acid sequence: MSYGASYEQYNTLFLNEASEIHPSIVYRNLGLVTVLLLVLTLLSLATALMVNLKNKSHVSYLVSASIASLSIGFGSILLSNYVGCLAVLAASDGFYDKNPNIYELTPATFDKVVNKSNYTTIVEFYAPWCGYCKQLKSTFQKVGKFIQNDARYSVHVAAVNCDKGYNKKLCADEKVTGFPTLKVFRPPKYDATKPTVTKHVSEVYTGQRSFKPIVDFLASRIKNYVKRVHSFEQVSTWLNKGNSTKRVLLVTEVSALSAMYKSLAVDYLGLVSFGVFTIKEQPTDAKVSIGDKEVELPLEKMGKSALLLIDTEEKSVLRYEGKLNDKLKISKWIMEKSGVQPLEGELSNKEKETYERYRLGKKIRKQKKQPELEHDEL
- the FSH3 gene encoding Family of serine hydrolases 3 (COG:E; EggNog:ENOG503NX5C), translated to MPSPAYKGRVLFIHGYTQNSSVFYAKTSALRKKLIKLGYKCVYLNGPCKLTPADLPSSDALSKFSSVAPTDSEETGCRSWWTKLTQSNDGVLLEDAISTIKDYIKNNTVIEDDDLKQDLTEDHKLPVMGVVGFSQGAALAGVLMSQFHHLLGPGLQFVVLYSGFKLDTSKKSGNEHYAKYFQNKRNPQDSFKVLHVLGELDTVVSEDRSMALYEYAKEYSTILKHPGGHFVPNSKLYVEHVTNWICTDEKKEEKKEDDLDDLLDMMDNIGRA
- the SDT1 gene encoding Putative suppressor of disruption of TFIIS (COG:S; EggNog:ENOG503NZRZ), which encodes MTSPVTYTNPELVQDTRLGCTVQLPLGFGPVPPSRKKIFYFDIDNCLYQRSTKIHDLMQLKIHDYFKTHLELDDKDAHALHMNYYQTYGLALEGLVRNHKVDALKYNEQVDDSLDLKSVLSYNQELRNMLIRIKKTHQFDCFWLLTNAYKNHALRVVSFLGIGDLFDGLTYCDYSESPIVCKPMKLYFDKCLSITGVDNNDLDLVYFVDDSEINVKAALKLGWGRVFHFIEIDADYERILQSDDFGEYYSQDNSDGRKITILRNILELESAL
- the DUG1 gene encoding Cys-Gly metallodipeptidase (COG:E; EggNog:ENOG503NVKQ; MEROPS:MER0026471; BUSCO:EOG09261OIF), which gives rise to MTHDKLPLEPLFDKIEELKPRFIDRLTRAVAIKSVSADETLRPEVAKMADFLVDELTALGFVDIQKKDLGIQPPPVNDPKLPLPPVVLARSGADSSKKTVLIYGHYDVQPALIEDGWNTDPFVLTHDTVKDILYGRGSTDDKGPVMGWLNVIEAHRQLGWELPVNIVCCFEGMEESGSVGLPELIAQEAKKYFSTVDATCISDNYWLGTRKPVLTYGLRGVHYYEIVVSGPAADLHSGIFGGMVGEPMTDLVKVMGSLVDSQGRIQIPGIAEMVAPLTDEEDKLYDPIDYSIDDLNDATGAKISLHDNKKDALKHRWRYPSLSLHGIEGGFSAPGAKTVIPARVSGKFSIRTVPNIEPRKLDQLVVDFCNEQFAKLGSVNTLKAQLIHDGNYWVSNPFNDNFTAAAKATVDVWNIEPDFTREGGSIPITLSFEQELGKDVLLLPMGRGDDGAHSINEKLDMSNYINGCKTLGAYLHYYAKQ